A stretch of Paludisphaera borealis DNA encodes these proteins:
- a CDS encoding efflux RND transporter permease subunit, translating to MIDAIIRFSIRRRWLVIASALVMAALGVWAVRETPVDAIPDLSENQILVFTEWKGHSPREIEDQVTYPLVLELNGIRGVRVVRSSSEVGFALVSVIFHDATPLDEARRLVGERLARAQGRLPQNVRPELTPDALATGQIFWYTVEGGGLDLGRLRAVQDWYVRPQLGSVPGVAEVSSVGGFPTEYQIAVDPGLLKARGVLLKDVLDSVAASNSSAGGHVVEQGNAETVVQGVGWLGASPRLGDAGFDRDRAVRDLEEVVVPTIAGGVVRLAELANVAIGPGSRRGVLEKDGDEVVGGVVLMAAGENPLEVTRRIQAKLGEVRAGLPPGVRVRPFYDRTPLIEGAIATVSTTVVEAMVSATICVLIVLLHFRTSLVIAVTLPLAALGSFLIMAVLRRVGVLDVQANAMSLAGIAISIGVLVDSSIVMAENVMHRLHDHFGDRPVRGDVAHIVLPACLAVGRPIIFSVVIMLLSFLPVLALGGVEGKMFRPLAYTKSFALVTVAVLSITLVPALCTILVRGRLRSEQDNPLVRSVIEVYRPVLSYLLDRPQVMAWVISCTFLIGLAPLGNRVVFLGALGLAVTATALLARSAWGLTLAPASLVIIALLAEQNMQPLGREFITPLDEGMVMDMPITVPRATVSEVVDDLKARDMILCRFPEVDMVVGKGGRAETPTDPAPIDMIETMVNFRPRAFWPRRKLREADARSQLAAALDALVAREVLAAPEARQAMLDEALEESIARFDVVIRETAYQRYQELVRESSGVSPTSLNPSDPEEARLVPRWRAHVRRVDGELLDRAAPVFTRIAVDELLNRGEIRDPRVAAHHAKAKAFQNEAIAALLRPPGPGGSGGEGHHHGGRPASAIAFEPQPLLDEIRDELSRRFARGVMLWQIERDELVGFGGELDRAVPMPGWTNVWTMPIQNRVDMLATGVNTPIGVRVLGDDLDDVVRTSEAIAAVVKTIPGAVDVVADPIRGKSYLEIRFDRRKAAQLGVSIGEANKVIETALAGTTATTTVEGRERHPVVVRYARARREDDEAIRRLLVPARGGPADGPRVRQVPLSDFAEVGLVEGPASIKGENGLLRNYVRLNATDQDPVAFVARAREVVSAHVPLPAGVFVEWTGQFEHEVRSRRTLAVVVPLVIVLIFVVLYLTYLDLADAALMLTAIPGAAAGGLFFQWLLGLKLSVTVWIGYIACFGMATSTGIIMLVYLREAVERAGGLERLDLDGLRKAVIDGAVHRLRPKLLTEGTVVIGLAPMLWASGPASEIIRPMAAPVLGGVLVADEVIDLLLPVLFYWVRRRRWERLQRRRSVNADALTT from the coding sequence ATGATCGACGCGATCATCCGGTTCTCGATCCGTCGCCGCTGGCTGGTGATCGCCTCGGCCCTCGTGATGGCGGCCCTGGGCGTCTGGGCGGTCCGCGAGACCCCCGTCGACGCGATCCCCGACCTGTCGGAAAACCAGATCCTCGTCTTCACCGAGTGGAAGGGCCACAGTCCCCGCGAGATCGAAGATCAGGTGACGTACCCGCTGGTCCTGGAGCTGAACGGCATTCGCGGGGTGCGGGTCGTGCGGTCGTCGAGCGAGGTCGGCTTCGCGCTCGTGAGCGTGATCTTCCACGATGCCACGCCGCTCGACGAGGCGCGCCGGCTGGTCGGCGAGCGGCTGGCCCGCGCGCAAGGGAGGCTCCCCCAGAACGTCCGGCCCGAGCTGACGCCCGACGCACTGGCGACCGGCCAGATCTTCTGGTACACGGTCGAAGGGGGCGGGCTCGACCTGGGACGCCTCCGCGCGGTGCAAGACTGGTACGTCCGACCGCAACTCGGCTCGGTGCCGGGCGTCGCCGAGGTGTCGAGCGTCGGCGGTTTCCCGACCGAGTACCAGATCGCCGTCGATCCCGGCTTGCTCAAGGCGCGCGGAGTTCTGTTGAAGGACGTGCTCGACTCGGTGGCGGCGTCGAACTCGAGCGCCGGGGGGCACGTCGTCGAGCAAGGGAACGCCGAGACGGTGGTGCAGGGGGTCGGCTGGCTCGGCGCATCGCCGCGACTGGGCGACGCTGGCTTCGACCGCGACCGCGCGGTGCGCGATCTCGAAGAAGTGGTCGTGCCGACGATCGCCGGCGGCGTGGTCCGCCTGGCCGAGCTGGCGAACGTCGCGATCGGCCCCGGCTCGCGTCGCGGCGTGCTCGAAAAGGACGGCGACGAGGTGGTCGGCGGCGTGGTGTTGATGGCCGCCGGCGAGAATCCTCTGGAGGTGACCCGGCGCATCCAGGCGAAGCTCGGTGAAGTCCGCGCCGGCTTGCCCCCGGGCGTTCGCGTCCGACCGTTCTACGATCGCACGCCGCTGATCGAAGGGGCGATCGCCACGGTGTCGACGACGGTCGTCGAGGCGATGGTCTCGGCCACGATCTGCGTGCTGATCGTCCTTCTGCACTTCCGGACGTCGCTGGTGATCGCCGTCACGCTGCCGCTTGCGGCCTTGGGCTCGTTCCTGATCATGGCCGTGTTGCGGCGGGTCGGCGTTCTGGACGTGCAGGCGAACGCGATGTCGCTCGCGGGGATCGCCATCTCGATCGGCGTGCTGGTCGATTCGTCGATCGTGATGGCCGAGAACGTGATGCACCGGCTGCACGATCACTTCGGCGACCGCCCCGTCCGCGGCGACGTCGCGCACATCGTGCTGCCGGCCTGCCTGGCGGTGGGACGGCCGATCATCTTCTCGGTCGTCATCATGCTCCTCTCGTTCTTGCCGGTGCTGGCGCTGGGGGGCGTCGAGGGGAAGATGTTCCGGCCGCTGGCGTACACCAAGTCGTTCGCGCTGGTGACGGTCGCCGTGCTGTCGATCACGCTGGTCCCCGCCCTCTGCACGATCCTCGTCCGCGGCCGGCTGCGGTCCGAGCAGGACAACCCGCTGGTGCGAAGCGTGATCGAGGTCTATCGCCCGGTGCTCTCGTACCTGCTCGATCGCCCGCAGGTCATGGCCTGGGTGATCTCCTGCACGTTCCTGATCGGCCTGGCGCCGCTGGGGAACCGGGTCGTGTTCCTGGGCGCGCTGGGGCTGGCGGTGACGGCGACGGCGCTCCTGGCACGATCCGCCTGGGGGCTGACGCTGGCCCCGGCGAGCCTCGTGATCATCGCGCTCTTGGCCGAACAGAACATGCAGCCGCTGGGTCGCGAGTTCATCACGCCGCTCGACGAGGGGATGGTGATGGACATGCCGATCACGGTCCCGCGCGCCACGGTCAGCGAGGTCGTCGACGACCTGAAGGCGCGCGACATGATCCTCTGCCGGTTTCCCGAGGTCGACATGGTGGTCGGCAAGGGGGGCCGGGCCGAGACGCCGACCGACCCCGCGCCGATCGACATGATCGAGACCATGGTAAACTTCCGGCCGCGCGCGTTCTGGCCGCGCCGCAAGCTCCGCGAGGCCGACGCCCGCAGCCAGCTCGCCGCCGCGCTCGACGCCCTCGTCGCGCGCGAGGTTCTCGCCGCGCCCGAGGCGCGGCAGGCGATGCTCGACGAGGCGCTCGAAGAGTCGATCGCGCGGTTCGACGTCGTGATCCGCGAGACGGCTTACCAGCGTTATCAAGAGCTGGTCCGCGAGTCGAGCGGCGTGTCGCCGACGTCGCTGAACCCGTCAGATCCCGAAGAGGCCCGACTCGTGCCGCGATGGCGCGCGCACGTCCGGCGCGTCGACGGCGAGCTCCTCGACCGGGCCGCGCCGGTCTTCACCCGGATCGCCGTCGACGAGCTGCTGAACCGGGGCGAAATCCGCGACCCGCGCGTCGCCGCGCACCATGCCAAGGCGAAGGCGTTCCAGAACGAGGCGATCGCCGCGCTGCTGCGTCCGCCGGGACCGGGCGGGAGCGGGGGCGAAGGCCATCATCACGGCGGGCGTCCGGCGTCGGCGATCGCGTTCGAGCCGCAGCCGCTGCTCGACGAGATCCGCGACGAGCTTTCGCGCCGGTTCGCCCGCGGCGTCATGCTCTGGCAAATCGAGCGCGACGAGCTGGTGGGCTTCGGCGGCGAACTCGACCGCGCCGTGCCGATGCCCGGCTGGACCAACGTCTGGACGATGCCGATCCAGAACCGCGTCGACATGCTCGCGACCGGCGTCAACACGCCGATCGGCGTCCGCGTGCTGGGCGACGACCTCGACGACGTCGTCCGGACGTCCGAGGCGATCGCGGCCGTCGTCAAGACGATCCCCGGCGCGGTCGACGTGGTCGCCGATCCGATCCGGGGCAAGTCGTACCTGGAGATCCGCTTCGACCGCCGCAAGGCCGCGCAACTGGGCGTGAGCATCGGCGAGGCCAACAAGGTGATCGAGACCGCCCTGGCCGGCACGACCGCGACGACGACCGTCGAGGGCCGCGAGCGCCATCCCGTGGTCGTCCGCTACGCCCGCGCCCGCCGCGAAGACGACGAGGCGATCCGCCGGCTGCTGGTCCCGGCGCGCGGCGGGCCGGCCGACGGCCCGCGCGTGCGGCAGGTTCCGCTCTCGGACTTCGCCGAGGTCGGGCTGGTCGAGGGGCCGGCGAGCATCAAGGGCGAGAACGGCCTGTTGCGGAACTACGTCCGGCTCAACGCGACCGATCAGGACCCGGTGGCATTCGTCGCCCGGGCGCGTGAAGTCGTCTCGGCCCACGTCCCCCTGCCCGCCGGCGTGTTCGTCGAGTGGACGGGCCAGTTCGAGCACGAGGTCCGGTCGCGGCGGACGCTGGCCGTGGTCGTGCCGCTGGTGATCGTGCTGATCTTCGTCGTCCTGTATTTGACCTATCTCGACCTTGCCGACGCCGCGCTGATGCTGACGGCGATCCCCGGCGCGGCGGCGGGCGGCCTGTTCTTCCAGTGGCTGCTAGGGCTGAAGCTGTCGGTGACGGTCTGGATCGGCTACATCGCTTGTTTCGGCATGGCGACCTCGACGGGGATCATCATGCTCGTCTATCTCCGTGAGGCCGTCGAGCGGGCGGGGGGATTGGAGCGGCTCGACCTCGACGGCCTGCGAAAAGCGGTGATCGACGGCGCCGTCCACCGGCTGCGGCCGAAGCTGCTCACCGAGGGGACCGTCGTCATCGGCCTGGCGCCGATGCTCTGGGCGTCGGGCCCAGCGTCGGAGATCATCCGGCCGATGGCCGCGCCGGTGCTGGGAGGCGTCCTCGTGGCCGACGAGGTCATCGACCTGCTCCTGCCCGTCCTCTTCTACTGGGTCCGCCGCCGCCGCTGGGAACGGCTCCAGCGCCGACGCTCAGTAAACGCCGACGCCCTTACGACCTGA
- a CDS encoding heavy metal-binding domain-containing protein, which translates to MTRYGRSLVSLLKMIQVRLRIPAVLIAAGLVVGQWDAVRNRWDKWTRPSSLDTTTSHAVSTDTEYFCPMDPGVLSDWPGKCGVCNMGLVRRKKGDATPLPSGVVARMQISPYRVQLAGVQTLPVEYQPLARDLTTGGVIQRDGDRATLRVELSTRDAGWVVAGAKAVIAAGDRPEREPWNGRVERIEPAREDGARPAEAVVVVDDPGRELQAGAYATTTIERPVAELAPFKTMPRKPPAITPGEKRTVWICPQHPEIVETEKGRCAVDALARAPHPLSDHQRVRYWCPMHPKVVADKPGSACDECGGMILKPRIVSFSPEGQVLAVPLSAVVQTGSKSVVYVETMPGMFQGVEVVLGPRCGELQPVVSGLEAGQRVVARGAFLLDAETRLNPSLAAAYFGAGPGATARTATTITAAESPFEQLAPADRAIAETQKICPVTKKPLGSMGVPARVDVAGKVVFVCCEGCEAPLKKNPAKYLAKAAVSP; encoded by the coding sequence TTGACTCGCTACGGACGATCGCTCGTCTCCCTGTTGAAGATGATTCAGGTGCGGCTGCGGATTCCGGCCGTCCTGATCGCGGCCGGCCTGGTGGTCGGCCAGTGGGACGCGGTGCGCAACCGTTGGGACAAGTGGACGCGGCCGTCCTCGCTCGACACCACGACGTCGCACGCGGTGTCGACCGATACGGAATACTTCTGCCCGATGGACCCCGGCGTGCTCTCCGACTGGCCGGGCAAGTGCGGCGTCTGCAACATGGGTCTGGTCCGCCGCAAGAAGGGGGACGCCACGCCCCTGCCCAGCGGAGTCGTCGCCCGGATGCAGATCTCCCCCTACCGCGTGCAGCTCGCCGGCGTGCAGACGCTCCCCGTCGAGTACCAGCCGCTGGCCCGCGACCTGACGACCGGCGGCGTGATCCAGCGTGACGGCGACCGCGCGACGCTCCGCGTCGAACTCTCGACGCGCGACGCCGGCTGGGTCGTCGCCGGCGCGAAGGCCGTCATCGCCGCCGGCGACCGTCCGGAGCGCGAGCCCTGGAATGGACGCGTCGAGCGGATCGAGCCCGCGCGCGAGGACGGCGCCCGACCGGCCGAGGCCGTGGTCGTCGTCGATGATCCGGGCCGCGAGCTGCAAGCCGGCGCGTACGCGACGACGACGATCGAGCGCCCGGTGGCCGAGCTGGCGCCGTTTAAGACCATGCCGCGCAAACCGCCGGCGATCACGCCGGGCGAGAAGCGGACGGTCTGGATCTGCCCGCAGCATCCCGAGATCGTCGAGACGGAAAAAGGCCGGTGCGCGGTCGACGCGCTCGCCCGCGCGCCGCATCCGCTGTCCGACCATCAGCGCGTCCGGTACTGGTGCCCGATGCACCCAAAGGTCGTCGCCGACAAGCCCGGCTCGGCCTGCGACGAGTGCGGCGGGATGATCCTCAAGCCCCGGATCGTATCGTTCAGCCCCGAGGGCCAGGTGCTCGCCGTGCCGCTCTCGGCCGTCGTCCAGACGGGGTCGAAATCGGTCGTCTACGTCGAGACGATGCCCGGCATGTTCCAGGGGGTCGAGGTCGTCCTCGGCCCGCGCTGCGGCGAGCTTCAGCCGGTCGTCTCGGGCCTCGAAGCCGGCCAGCGCGTGGTGGCGCGCGGGGCGTTCCTGCTCGACGCCGAAACCCGGCTCAACCCGAGCCTCGCCGCCGCCTACTTCGGCGCCGGACCGGGCGCCACGGCCCGGACGGCGACCACGATCACCGCCGCCGAGTCGCCGTTCGAACAGCTTGCGCCGGCGGATCGGGCGATCGCCGAGACACAGAAGATTTGCCCGGTGACGAAGAAGCCGCTGGGCTCGATGGGCGTCCCCGCGCGGGTGGACGTCGCGGGCAAGGTCGTCTTCGTCTGCTGCGAAGGTTGCGAGGCACCGCTCAAGAAGAATCCAGCAAAGTATCTGGCGAAAGCGGCCGTGTCTCCATGA
- a CDS encoding polysaccharide biosynthesis/export family protein → MNRSAKFATACVVGGFLALGAFGAAAQDAKSEEKVEASAPSAQLSKEDALTAEIDKRFDAFDLSPQPLPEIPDTPPPHEGAMIDQPAYRIEPPDLVLVEVLQALPGRPISGERLVRPDGTINIGFYGEVHVRGLTIEQTRVKIIKHLRKILSDEVLGLRIDYPAPPKDDPKLLPNPPVKDEGLFKKPQENLDQQEEPQEKPKAVSSPGATAPARRRVRVVSEMRQKSPSEPRRASNAPSLYFGRHLQPTTPNEPANEVPPKAAEESAKPIEVPLQDDAEITIRINVKKGSQTSPVKEEPKAGTRVDEFGHEWAIIPPDQADRVFVDVTAYNSKNYFVLGDVGAPGKIPISGNETVLDALQFAGGFVATADPKDIRLVRPGRDGKPGKVFKVDLEAIQDRGETATNYQIFPNDRIIVGRSDIAKKTIQLDRISSAVQDVINSILQEALMLRTVKTAAPDQPDVMIKNLVEFWIKELNRPEGAVFNEETLREILLRSLPVKPDAPKAEK, encoded by the coding sequence ATGAATCGATCCGCGAAGTTCGCGACGGCCTGCGTCGTCGGCGGTTTCTTGGCCCTCGGCGCGTTCGGCGCGGCGGCCCAGGATGCGAAATCGGAGGAGAAGGTCGAGGCGTCGGCTCCTTCTGCTCAACTGAGCAAGGAAGACGCGCTGACAGCCGAAATCGACAAGCGATTCGACGCCTTCGACCTTTCGCCCCAGCCCTTGCCCGAAATCCCCGACACCCCCCCTCCGCACGAAGGGGCGATGATCGACCAGCCGGCGTACCGGATCGAGCCGCCCGACCTCGTCCTGGTCGAAGTGCTCCAAGCCCTGCCAGGCCGGCCGATCTCGGGCGAGCGGCTGGTTCGGCCGGACGGTACGATCAATATCGGGTTCTACGGCGAAGTTCACGTCCGAGGACTGACGATCGAACAGACGCGGGTCAAGATCATCAAGCACCTCAGGAAAATACTGTCCGATGAGGTCCTCGGCCTCCGAATCGACTACCCCGCGCCTCCCAAGGATGATCCAAAGCTCCTGCCCAACCCTCCCGTGAAAGATGAGGGACTATTCAAGAAGCCGCAAGAAAACCTGGATCAACAGGAAGAGCCGCAAGAGAAGCCGAAAGCGGTTTCAAGCCCGGGAGCGACGGCCCCTGCCCGTCGGAGGGTTCGCGTCGTCTCCGAGATGAGGCAGAAGAGTCCGAGCGAGCCCAGGCGGGCGAGCAATGCCCCGAGCCTGTACTTCGGCCGTCACCTGCAACCGACCACTCCCAACGAGCCCGCGAACGAGGTGCCGCCAAAGGCCGCCGAAGAATCAGCGAAGCCCATCGAGGTCCCACTCCAGGACGACGCCGAGATCACGATCCGCATCAACGTCAAGAAAGGGTCCCAGACGTCACCGGTGAAAGAGGAACCGAAGGCCGGCACGCGTGTTGACGAATTCGGACACGAATGGGCGATCATTCCGCCCGACCAGGCCGACCGCGTCTTCGTCGACGTGACGGCGTACAACTCCAAAAACTACTTCGTCCTGGGCGACGTGGGCGCGCCGGGCAAGATACCGATCAGCGGGAATGAGACGGTTCTCGATGCCCTTCAATTCGCCGGTGGTTTTGTCGCAACGGCCGACCCCAAGGACATCCGCCTGGTTCGGCCGGGCCGCGACGGCAAGCCCGGCAAGGTCTTCAAGGTCGATTTGGAGGCGATCCAGGATCGAGGCGAGACGGCGACCAACTACCAGATCTTCCCGAACGACCGGATCATCGTCGGCCGTAGCGACATCGCCAAGAAGACGATCCAGCTCGACCGGATTTCCTCCGCGGTTCAGGACGTGATTAACTCGATTCTGCAGGAGGCGCTGATGCTCCGCACGGTGAAGACGGCGGCGCCTGACCAGCCGGACGTGATGATCAAGAATCTCGTCGAGTTCTGGATCAAGGAGCTGAACCGTCCCGAAGGCGCGGTCTTCAACGAGGAGACCCTCCGCGAGATCCTCCTCCGCAGCCTCCCGGTCAAGCCCGACGCCCCGAAGGCCGAGAAGTGA